In Burkholderia contaminans, the following proteins share a genomic window:
- the cydB gene encoding cytochrome d ubiquinol oxidase subunit II: MDYATLKLIWWLLVGVLLIGFAVTDGFDMGATALLPFLGKTDEERRIIVNTVGATWEGNQVWLITAGGAMFAAWPLVYAASFSGFYFAMLLVLFALFFRPVGFDYRSKRPDPRWRAGWDWGLFVGGFVPALVFGVAFGNLLQGVPFKFDSDLRVTYYGGFWALLNPFALLCGLVSLTMLVAHGAAFIKMKTEGVIARRASVALRVASFLAVVLFVLAGVLIASYIGGFHITHAAPTDTVANPLLKDVAAGSGLWLANYGEYPWMIAAPVVAIAGGLLALLLAGSKQEKTAFFCTGLMITGVILTAGFSMFPFIMPSSLDPRSSLTVWDSTSSHMTLQVMLFAVIVFLPIILLYTSWVYRVMRGKVTREVLEENKHSMY, encoded by the coding sequence ATGGACTATGCAACTCTCAAGCTGATCTGGTGGCTGCTCGTCGGCGTACTGCTGATCGGCTTCGCCGTCACCGACGGCTTCGACATGGGCGCGACCGCGCTGCTGCCGTTCCTCGGCAAGACCGACGAGGAACGCCGCATCATCGTCAACACGGTCGGCGCGACGTGGGAAGGCAACCAGGTGTGGCTGATCACGGCCGGCGGCGCGATGTTCGCGGCCTGGCCGCTCGTCTACGCCGCGTCGTTCTCCGGCTTCTACTTCGCGATGCTGCTCGTGCTGTTCGCGTTGTTCTTCCGGCCGGTGGGCTTCGACTACCGCAGCAAGCGGCCGGACCCGCGCTGGCGCGCGGGCTGGGACTGGGGCCTGTTCGTCGGCGGCTTCGTGCCGGCGCTGGTGTTCGGCGTCGCGTTCGGCAACCTGCTGCAAGGCGTGCCGTTCAAGTTCGACAGCGACCTGCGCGTGACCTACTACGGCGGCTTCTGGGCGCTGCTGAACCCGTTCGCGCTGCTGTGCGGGCTCGTCAGCCTCACGATGCTCGTCGCGCACGGCGCCGCCTTCATCAAGATGAAGACGGAAGGCGTGATCGCGCGCCGCGCGTCGGTCGCACTGCGCGTAGCGTCGTTCCTCGCGGTCGTGCTGTTCGTGCTGGCCGGCGTGCTGATCGCGTCGTATATCGGCGGCTTCCACATCACGCACGCCGCACCGACCGACACCGTCGCGAACCCGCTGCTCAAGGACGTCGCAGCCGGCTCGGGCCTGTGGCTCGCGAACTACGGCGAGTATCCGTGGATGATCGCGGCGCCCGTCGTCGCGATCGCCGGCGGCCTGCTCGCGCTGCTGCTCGCCGGCTCGAAGCAGGAAAAAACGGCGTTCTTCTGCACGGGCCTGATGATCACGGGCGTGATCCTCACCGCCGGCTTCTCGATGTTCCCGTTCATCATGCCGTCGTCGCTCGACCCGCGCAGCAGCCTGACCGTATGGGATTCGACGTCGAGCCACATGACGCTGCAGGTGATGCTGTTCGCGGTGATCGTGTTCCTGCCGATCATCCTGCTCTACACGAGCTGGGTGTACCGCGTGATGCGCGGCAAGGTCACGCGCGAGGTGCTCGAAGAGAACAAGCATTCGATGTATTGA
- the cydX gene encoding cytochrome bd-I oxidase subunit CydX: MWYFSWILGIGVALSFGIVNAMWLEARQKTQEARVRHD; encoded by the coding sequence ATGTGGTATTTCAGCTGGATTCTCGGTATCGGCGTCGCGCTGTCGTTCGGCATCGTCAATGCGATGTGGCTCGAAGCGCGGCAGAAGACGCAGGAAGCACGCGTTCGCCACGACTGA
- the nagE gene encoding N-acetylglucosamine-specific PTS transporter subunit IIBC produces MNGNPFLKIQGLGRALMLPIAVLPVAGILLRLGQPDVFNIKMIADAGGAIFDNLPLLFAIGVAVGFAKDNNGVAALAGAIGYLIETAIMKDIDPKLNMGVLSGIIAGVVAGLLYNRYKDIKLPDYLAFFGGKRFVPIITGLVCVILGIAFGYVWQPIQHAIDAAGQWLTTAGAIGAFVFGFLNRLLLVTGLHHIINSLAWFVFGNFTPPAGGEIVHGDLHRFFAGDPTAGTFMAGFFPIMMFGLPAACLAMLHEAPKERRAMVGGLLFSMALTSFLTGVTEPIEFSFMFLAPVLYVIHAVLTGLSLAICQILGVKLGFTFSAGAIDYVLNYGLSTKGWIAIPLGIAYGAAYYGLFRFFIRKFNMATPGREPASADAAEQSYASGGFVAPAAGAAATAAAPRAQRYIAALGGAGNLSVVDACTTRLRLTVVDPEKVSEPELKSIGARGVLKRGGNSVQVIIGPEADIIADEMRAAIGSGAAGAASTATAAVAQPVTGAAAGPLDPEPTRWLAVFGGATNVVSLDAVATTRLRVVVRDPSAVDRDRLGALDVAWVSLDTFHIVCGNAAARYAEQLGARLPPSGSGAAAQPA; encoded by the coding sequence ATGAACGGGAATCCGTTTCTGAAAATACAGGGCCTGGGCCGGGCGCTGATGCTGCCGATCGCGGTGCTGCCGGTTGCCGGCATCCTGCTGCGGCTCGGCCAGCCGGACGTGTTCAACATCAAGATGATCGCCGACGCCGGCGGTGCGATCTTCGACAACCTGCCGCTGCTGTTCGCGATCGGCGTGGCGGTCGGTTTCGCGAAGGACAACAACGGCGTGGCAGCGCTCGCGGGCGCGATCGGCTACCTGATCGAAACCGCGATCATGAAGGACATCGATCCCAAGCTGAACATGGGCGTGCTGTCCGGGATCATCGCGGGTGTGGTCGCGGGCCTGCTGTACAACCGTTATAAAGACATCAAGCTGCCGGACTACCTTGCGTTCTTCGGCGGCAAACGGTTCGTGCCGATCATCACGGGGCTGGTCTGCGTGATACTCGGCATCGCGTTCGGGTACGTCTGGCAGCCGATCCAGCATGCGATCGACGCGGCCGGCCAGTGGCTGACGACGGCGGGCGCGATCGGCGCGTTCGTGTTCGGCTTCCTGAACCGCCTGCTGCTCGTCACGGGCCTGCACCACATCATCAACTCGCTCGCGTGGTTCGTGTTCGGCAACTTCACGCCGCCCGCCGGCGGCGAGATCGTGCACGGCGACCTGCACCGCTTCTTCGCGGGCGACCCGACCGCGGGCACTTTCATGGCCGGCTTCTTCCCGATCATGATGTTCGGCCTGCCGGCCGCGTGTCTCGCGATGCTGCACGAAGCGCCGAAGGAACGCCGCGCGATGGTGGGCGGCCTGCTGTTCTCGATGGCGCTCACGTCGTTCCTGACCGGCGTGACCGAGCCGATCGAATTCAGCTTCATGTTCCTCGCACCGGTGCTGTACGTGATCCACGCGGTGCTGACGGGGCTGTCGCTCGCGATCTGCCAGATCCTCGGCGTGAAGCTCGGCTTCACGTTCTCGGCCGGCGCGATCGACTACGTGCTGAACTACGGGCTGTCGACGAAGGGCTGGATCGCGATCCCGCTCGGCATCGCGTACGGCGCCGCGTACTACGGGCTGTTCCGTTTCTTCATCCGCAAGTTCAACATGGCCACGCCGGGCCGTGAGCCGGCATCGGCCGATGCGGCCGAGCAATCGTACGCATCGGGCGGCTTCGTCGCACCGGCGGCCGGTGCCGCGGCTACGGCTGCCGCGCCGCGTGCGCAACGCTACATCGCCGCGCTCGGCGGCGCAGGCAACCTGTCGGTCGTCGACGCGTGCACGACGCGCCTGCGCCTGACCGTCGTCGATCCGGAGAAGGTGTCGGAGCCGGAGCTGAAGTCGATCGGCGCGCGCGGCGTGCTCAAGCGCGGCGGCAACAGCGTGCAGGTGATCATCGGGCCCGAGGCCGACATCATTGCAGACGAGATGCGTGCCGCGATCGGCAGCGGCGCGGCAGGGGCGGCATCGACGGCGACGGCCGCTGTCGCACAGCCCGTCACGGGCGCGGCCGCCGGCCCGCTCGATCCGGAGCCGACGCGCTGGCTCGCGGTGTTCGGCGGTGCGACCAACGTCGTATCGCTCGATGCGGTCGCGACCACGCGCCTGCGTGTGGTCGTGCGCGATCCGTCGGCGGTCGATCGCGATCGTCTCGGTGCGCTCGACGTCGCGTGGGTGTCGCTCGACACGTTCCACATCGTCTGCGGCAACGCGGCCGCACGCTATGCCGAACAGCTCGGTGCGCGCCTGCCGCCGTCGGGCAGCGGGGCGGCTGCTCAACCGGCCTGA
- the ptsP gene encoding phosphoenolpyruvate--protein phosphotransferase: MRRAEESQLKSPTHDQIVLLSPLTGPIVALADVPDPVFSGGMFGDGIGVDPLAGQLVAPCAGVVSHLARTGHAVTITTPQGAEVLLHIGIDTVELNGQGFIAHVEAGARVEAGTLLIEFDQDAVARSAHSLVSVVAIANSDAFEVVDRASGFATAGKTPLLVLRGKGEAAVQAAQTGAAAQNEVRREIVLAQPGGLHARPAARAREAVRGFDATVDVLFDGRKASIASVVGLLGLGAGEGATVELVGRGAHAQQAVDAVEHELLREAHGEVEEQPARLKSPAPQTVARNVGAPVEPNTLAGVCAAPGIAVGTLVRLDDAEIVPPEQAAGTPATESRQLDQALKAVDAELAETVRNASARGAVGEAGIFAVHRVLLEDPTLIDAARDLISLGKSAGFAWRATIRTQIDTLSKLDDALLAERAADLRDIEKRVQRALGHTNGAARVLPDEAVLAAEEFTPSDLSSLDRQRVTALVMARGGATSHAAIIARQLGIPALVAVGDALYAIPDGTQVVVDASAGRLEHAPTALDVERARHERQRLDGVREANRQLAGEAAATVDGRAIEVAANIATLDDANTAVDNGADAVGLLRTELMFIHRQAAPTAVEHQQSYQSIVDALQGRTAIIRTLDVGADKEVDYLTLPPEPNPALGLRGIRLAQVRPDLLDDQLQGLLAVKPFGAVRILLPMVTDAGELVRLRKRIDEFARAQGRTEPIEVGVMIEVPSAALLADQLAQHADFLSIGTNDLTQYTLAMGRCQADLAAQSDGLHPAVLRLIDIAVRGAAKHGKWVGVCGALGGDPLAVPILVGLGVTELSVDPVSVPGIKARVRRLDYQLCRQRAQDLLALDSAQAVRAASREVWPLD; this comes from the coding sequence ATGAGACGCGCCGAGGAGTCCCAGTTGAAGAGCCCCACCCACGATCAGATCGTCCTGCTTTCCCCGTTGACGGGGCCGATCGTCGCGCTGGCCGACGTGCCCGATCCGGTGTTCTCCGGCGGGATGTTCGGCGACGGCATCGGTGTCGACCCGCTCGCGGGCCAGCTCGTCGCACCGTGCGCGGGCGTCGTGTCGCATCTCGCGCGCACGGGCCACGCGGTGACGATCACGACGCCGCAGGGCGCGGAAGTGCTGCTGCACATCGGCATCGATACCGTCGAGCTGAACGGACAGGGTTTCATCGCGCACGTCGAGGCGGGCGCGCGTGTCGAGGCGGGCACGCTGCTGATCGAGTTCGACCAGGACGCGGTGGCGCGCAGCGCGCATTCGCTCGTGTCGGTGGTCGCGATCGCCAACTCGGATGCGTTCGAGGTCGTCGATCGTGCCAGCGGCTTCGCGACGGCCGGCAAGACGCCGCTGCTCGTGCTGCGCGGCAAGGGCGAAGCGGCCGTGCAGGCGGCGCAAACCGGCGCCGCGGCGCAGAACGAAGTGCGCCGTGAAATCGTGCTGGCGCAACCGGGCGGCCTGCATGCGCGGCCGGCCGCGCGGGCGCGCGAAGCCGTGCGCGGGTTCGACGCGACCGTCGACGTGCTGTTCGACGGCCGCAAGGCGTCGATCGCGAGCGTCGTCGGCCTGCTCGGCCTCGGCGCCGGCGAAGGCGCGACGGTCGAGCTCGTTGGTCGCGGCGCCCATGCACAGCAGGCCGTCGATGCGGTCGAGCACGAGCTGCTGCGCGAAGCGCACGGCGAAGTCGAGGAGCAACCGGCGCGGCTGAAGTCGCCCGCGCCGCAGACGGTCGCACGCAACGTCGGTGCCCCTGTCGAACCCAACACGCTCGCAGGCGTGTGCGCGGCGCCCGGCATCGCGGTCGGCACGCTGGTGCGTCTCGACGATGCGGAAATCGTGCCGCCCGAGCAGGCCGCCGGCACGCCGGCCACGGAAAGCCGCCAGCTCGACCAGGCGCTGAAGGCGGTCGACGCCGAACTCGCCGAAACCGTGCGCAACGCATCGGCGCGCGGCGCGGTCGGCGAAGCGGGCATCTTCGCGGTGCACCGTGTGCTGCTCGAGGACCCGACGCTGATCGACGCGGCGCGCGACCTGATCAGCCTCGGCAAGAGCGCAGGCTTCGCATGGCGCGCGACGATCCGCACGCAGATCGATACGCTGTCGAAGCTCGACGATGCACTGCTCGCCGAACGCGCGGCCGACCTGCGCGACATCGAGAAGCGCGTGCAGCGTGCGCTCGGCCATACGAACGGCGCCGCGCGTGTGCTGCCCGACGAAGCGGTGCTCGCAGCCGAGGAATTCACGCCGTCCGACCTGTCGTCGCTCGATCGCCAGCGCGTGACCGCGCTCGTGATGGCGCGCGGCGGTGCGACTTCGCACGCGGCGATCATCGCGCGGCAGCTCGGCATCCCGGCGCTGGTTGCGGTCGGCGATGCGCTGTACGCGATTCCGGACGGCACGCAGGTCGTCGTCGATGCGAGCGCGGGCCGGCTCGAACACGCACCGACCGCGCTCGACGTCGAGCGCGCGCGGCACGAGCGCCAGCGTCTGGACGGCGTGCGCGAGGCGAACCGGCAACTGGCGGGTGAAGCGGCTGCGACGGTCGACGGTCGCGCGATCGAGGTCGCCGCGAACATCGCGACGCTCGACGACGCGAACACCGCGGTCGACAACGGCGCCGACGCAGTCGGCCTGCTGCGCACCGAACTGATGTTCATCCATCGCCAGGCCGCACCGACGGCGGTCGAACACCAGCAGAGCTACCAGTCGATCGTCGACGCATTGCAGGGCCGCACGGCGATCATCCGCACCCTCGACGTCGGCGCCGACAAGGAAGTCGACTACCTGACGCTGCCGCCCGAACCGAACCCGGCGCTCGGCCTGCGCGGCATCCGTCTCGCGCAGGTGCGCCCCGATCTGCTCGACGATCAGTTGCAGGGCCTGCTCGCGGTGAAGCCGTTCGGCGCGGTGCGCATCCTGCTGCCGATGGTGACCGACGCGGGCGAGCTCGTACGGCTGCGCAAGCGCATCGACGAATTCGCGCGTGCGCAGGGCCGCACCGAGCCGATCGAGGTCGGCGTGATGATCGAGGTGCCGTCGGCCGCGCTGCTGGCCGACCAGCTCGCGCAGCACGCGGATTTCCTGTCGATCGGCACCAACGACCTGACGCAGTACACGCTCGCGATGGGCCGCTGCCAGGCCGATCTCGCTGCGCAGTCCGACGGCCTGCATCCGGCCGTGCTGCGCCTGATCGACATCGCGGTGCGCGGCGCCGCGAAGCACGGCAAGTGGGTGGGCGTGTGCGGCGCGCTCGGCGGCGATCCGCTCGCGGTGCCGATCCTGGTGGGTCTCGGCGTGACCGAACTGTCGGTCGACCCCGTATCGGTGCCGGGCATCAAGGCGCGTGTGCGCCGTCTCGATTACCAGTTGTGCCGTCAGCGCGCGCAGGATCTGCTCGCGCTCGATTCGGCACAGGCGGTAAGGGCAGCAAGCCGCGAGGTCTGGCCGCTCGACTGA
- a CDS encoding SIS domain-containing protein, whose amino-acid sequence MLKEARESAQVVAAQLADTTRVEALAGQLLDHPPAVALTVARGSSDHAASYFASLTMSRLGVPVASLPMSVATLQQAPLKVQDQLAIAFSQSGKSPDLVNTMAALREAGARTVAAVNVLPSPLADACEHQLPLLAGPELSVAATKSYIAMLSLSAQIVAYWQRDAALTTALRGLPDVLAQAGRLDWSQAVAALAGVERMIVIGRGLGLAIAQEAALKLKETSGIQAEAFSSAEVRHGPMELIDRDYPLLVFAPPGPEQAGLLQLAADMRARGAAVLLAAPAGIPGATLPLAQSAHSALDPIAAILSFYVMAADLAVARGRNPDTPRHLNKVTETH is encoded by the coding sequence ATGCTTAAGGAAGCGCGCGAGTCCGCCCAGGTCGTCGCTGCGCAGCTCGCCGACACCACGCGCGTCGAAGCGCTCGCCGGCCAATTGCTCGACCACCCGCCGGCCGTCGCGCTGACGGTCGCACGCGGCAGCTCGGATCACGCCGCGAGCTATTTCGCGAGCCTGACGATGAGCCGCCTCGGCGTGCCGGTCGCATCGCTGCCGATGTCGGTCGCGACGCTGCAGCAGGCGCCGCTGAAGGTGCAGGACCAGCTCGCGATCGCCTTCTCCCAGTCGGGCAAGAGCCCCGATCTCGTCAATACGATGGCCGCGCTGCGCGAAGCCGGCGCGCGCACCGTCGCCGCGGTGAACGTGCTGCCGTCGCCGCTCGCCGACGCGTGCGAGCACCAGTTGCCGCTGCTTGCCGGCCCCGAACTGTCGGTCGCCGCGACGAAGAGCTATATCGCGATGCTGTCGCTGTCCGCGCAGATCGTCGCGTACTGGCAGCGCGACGCCGCGCTGACGACCGCACTGCGCGGCCTGCCCGACGTGCTCGCGCAGGCCGGCCGGCTCGACTGGTCGCAGGCGGTGGCCGCGCTCGCGGGTGTCGAACGGATGATCGTGATCGGCCGCGGCCTGGGCCTCGCGATCGCGCAGGAAGCCGCGCTGAAGCTGAAGGAGACGTCCGGCATCCAGGCCGAGGCGTTCTCGAGCGCCGAAGTCCGTCACGGCCCGATGGAGCTGATCGACCGCGACTATCCGCTGCTCGTGTTCGCTCCGCCGGGGCCCGAGCAGGCCGGCCTGCTGCAGCTTGCCGCAGACATGCGCGCCCGCGGCGCCGCCGTGCTGCTCGCGGCGCCCGCCGGCATACCCGGCGCGACGCTGCCGCTTGCGCAGTCTGCCCATTCGGCGCTCGACCCGATCGCCGCCATTCTTTCGTTCTACGTGATGGCGGCGGATCTCGCCGTTGCGCGCGGCCGCAATCCCGACACGCCGCGCCACCTGAACAAAGTCACCGAAACGCACTGA
- the nagA gene encoding N-acetylglucosamine-6-phosphate deacetylase, which produces MLTGNILTPDGWIHGSLDSENGRITTLDGKPVDPATNDAPYILPGFIDLHVHGGGGADVMEGGDAIETIARTHAQFGTTSLLATTMTAPRDELMQVVANLGTVARTRTPGGARVLGVHLEGPYINPGKLGAQPDAAVSAVLDEVLKYLSIAPIRVVTLAPEIAGHIEIIGEMAARGVRVQLGHSLATYDDAVAALKHGACGFTHLFNAMSPLHHRNPGLVGAALAHAEYAEIIPDLLHVHPGAIRAALRAIPRLYVVTDSTSATGMPDGEYRLGSQHVTKCLGGVRLADGTLAGSTLTMDQALRNLVSLGLPIADVSNRMSRYAADYLGVADRGRLERGAWADLAVFDRDLNLTATYVEGESIVEYA; this is translated from the coding sequence ATGCTGACTGGAAACATCCTTACCCCCGACGGCTGGATTCACGGTTCGCTCGATAGCGAGAACGGCCGCATCACGACCCTCGACGGCAAGCCCGTCGATCCCGCGACGAACGACGCGCCCTACATCCTGCCCGGCTTCATCGACCTGCACGTGCACGGCGGTGGCGGCGCCGACGTGATGGAAGGCGGCGACGCGATCGAGACGATCGCCCGCACGCACGCGCAATTCGGCACGACGAGCCTGCTCGCGACGACGATGACCGCGCCGCGCGACGAACTGATGCAGGTCGTCGCGAACCTCGGCACCGTCGCGCGCACCCGCACGCCGGGAGGCGCCCGCGTGCTCGGCGTGCACCTCGAGGGCCCGTACATCAACCCCGGCAAGCTCGGCGCGCAACCCGACGCGGCCGTGTCGGCCGTGCTCGACGAAGTGCTGAAGTACCTGTCGATCGCACCGATTCGCGTCGTCACGCTCGCGCCGGAAATTGCCGGCCACATCGAGATCATCGGCGAGATGGCCGCGCGCGGCGTGCGCGTGCAACTCGGCCATTCGCTCGCGACCTACGACGACGCGGTGGCCGCGCTCAAGCACGGCGCGTGCGGTTTCACGCACCTGTTCAACGCGATGTCGCCGCTGCATCACCGCAACCCGGGCCTCGTGGGCGCGGCGCTTGCTCATGCCGAATACGCGGAAATCATCCCCGACCTGCTGCACGTCCACCCGGGCGCGATTCGTGCTGCGCTGCGCGCGATCCCGCGCCTGTACGTCGTGACCGACAGCACGTCCGCAACCGGCATGCCCGACGGCGAATACCGGCTCGGCAGCCAGCACGTGACGAAGTGCCTCGGCGGCGTGCGCCTCGCCGACGGCACGCTCGCCGGCAGCACGCTGACGATGGACCAGGCGCTGCGCAACCTCGTGTCGCTCGGCCTGCCGATCGCCGACGTGTCGAACCGGATGTCGCGCTACGCGGCCGACTACCTCGGCGTCGCCGATCGCGGCCGCCTCGAGCGCGGCGCATGGGCCGACCTCGCGGTGTTCGACCGCGACCTGAACCTCACCGCGACCTACGTCGAAGGAGAATCGATTGTCGAATATGCTTAA
- a CDS encoding GntR family transcriptional regulator: METGWSELAPDPLSDTPLYLQLARNLASAIHAGAWRAGEALPSERLLSVSVGVSRITARRALALLVEQGLIKRARGAGSFITPRVADPLSRLVGFTAKMQQRGFVPDSVWLSRTLRAANRDEITRLGLAPGATVARLERLRRADGIVMAVEHSTLPAAVVPDPQALGASLYEYLEARGMTVVRALQHFRAANATHAIAKWMAVKPGSALLVITRIGYGADQRAIEVSETYCRDDYYDFVAELKR, translated from the coding sequence ATGGAAACCGGCTGGTCCGAACTGGCGCCCGATCCCCTCAGCGACACGCCGCTTTATCTGCAGCTCGCCCGCAACCTGGCGAGCGCGATCCACGCCGGCGCGTGGCGGGCCGGCGAGGCGCTGCCGTCGGAGCGGCTGCTGTCGGTGTCGGTCGGCGTGTCGCGGATCACGGCCCGTCGCGCACTCGCGCTGCTGGTCGAGCAGGGGCTGATCAAGCGGGCGCGCGGGGCGGGCAGCTTCATCACGCCGCGTGTCGCCGATCCGCTGTCGCGTCTCGTCGGCTTCACCGCGAAGATGCAGCAGCGCGGCTTCGTGCCCGATTCGGTGTGGCTGTCGCGGACGCTGCGTGCCGCAAACCGCGACGAGATCACGCGGCTCGGCCTCGCGCCCGGTGCGACGGTGGCGCGGCTCGAACGGCTGCGCCGCGCGGACGGCATCGTGATGGCCGTCGAGCACTCGACGCTGCCGGCCGCGGTGGTGCCCGATCCGCAGGCGCTCGGTGCGTCGCTGTACGAATACCTCGAAGCGCGCGGCATGACCGTCGTGCGCGCGCTGCAGCACTTTCGCGCGGCGAACGCAACGCACGCGATCGCGAAATGGATGGCGGTGAAGCCGGGTTCGGCACTGCTGGTGATCACGCGGATCGGCTACGGCGCCGACCAGCGCGCGATCGAAGTGAGCGAAACGTATTGCCGCGACGATTACTACGACTTCGTCGCCGAACTGAAACGCTGA